The sequence below is a genomic window from Candidatus Hydrogenedentota bacterium.
TGTAATGGTCATTGCACACGAAGCGTTGGCGGCGCGTGAAACGGACCCATAATGACTGGCTGCATGCAGGACAGATGCCGCGAATCTGTGAGGGGGCTGAGATGCGGCAGCCGCACGCCAACAGGCGATGCGTCGACACTTCCTCCGTAATCACTTCGGCGCCTTGGGCGTCCCAATAGGTGCGTTCCTCAAACTCGAACGCCGTCCGCTCGGAAACGGGGTCTCGCGTGATGCGGGCCTGCTTCTTACGCGTGCGGCCCGTCAACACATTGCCGATCTGCTGCCGCAACGACTGATAAGGGTTTGGCTGGGACATGATTAGCTCCTCAATCCACGTTTGCGCGCGCTGCACGATGCAGGCGGCAGACTTCGCTGGGAAACACGTTTGGGTTGGGCACGACGCGGGGATCGGTTTCTACGGCCATCAAGAGGAAGTCGCGGCACTTCTGATCTTGGCCCAGGACATACGCAGCGGCGGCAGCAATGATCAGGGCGAGCGCCTGCTCCGCAGGAAGGACACGAGCGTCGCCGAAGACCCGAACCGACTGCTCGATCGCCTCGCCGTATTCGAAGTGCGCGTACCGGGTGTACGCCAGTACGAGACCTTCGGAGAGCTTTGCGTTTTGAGGCGCGACGCTCGTCGAGGAACTCGCCGTCCCCGCACGCCGGACTGAATCGGCATCCATTGCGCCGTTACCAGCTCCGTTGGAGGCAGCTGCCCGTGGTTCTCCTGCATTCGATTCGACGTGGGCCGATGTCTGCGCGCTTGTCATTGCCGGTGGCGGCGTCGACACGGGTGACTCGACTTGAGCGGTTGATCGAACCGGGTCAGCGTTTATGCCGCCGTCACCCATCGTTGCCCTCACGTCGACGCGAGGCGGTAAGGGCGCCGTGGCATTTTTGCGTGCGGCCTGTTGGCGGTCGTACCACGACGAGGTGCCCTTCAACATATTCGCGGCAATGGGAGAGGTGCTGGCGACCTCGTCCACAAGCGTCGAACAGCCGGACAAGAACGCGAGTGCATAAACAACCACAAACAGGCTTACCGTGCCGCGTCGCATGGAAATACTCCTTCGTGAATCGACACCTGATCTTCATCCAGCAGGACATGAATGACATACGGCTTGCCCGTACTGAGCGAAACGTCAAAACGGCGCGCACTCACCTCACCTTTGGGGATCACCTGGACCGCGTGCGACCCGGCAGAAATTAGAAACGGCTTCGGCCGTGGCGATTCCCCCGCATATGCGCCGTCGATGTACACGTCCGCGACGGGATGGCAGAGAATCCATACGAGATTGTCCATGGGTTCCGGCAAGAGGATGGTCCGAACCGGCAGTTCAGGATCGGATGGCGCGAACGGAATGGTCACTGTGCCGGCAGGTTGACCCAGCGGAACTTCGCGAAGTGGTTGTGGCGTCGCGTGTGGCTCTGCCTGGACCGACTGCATAGGCTCGGTCATGAAGACATACCTGGCCGGCTCTTTATCGGGCCGCGCGAGCCCACGGGACAGCAGAAAGAGAATCAATATGGCCACACCAATCGCCGCGTAGCGATGTCGATTGCCTCGACTCTGCCAGAAGCGATTCCACCAGTGCCGCGCCGCACGCGCCCAGTTCGCATAGGGCGGCTGGTACGGGGGCTGCGCAACCGGCTGTGACTGCGTCACACTCCGGCGCGGCGCCGATGATGCAGGTGGCGTAACCGGCTGGGTCTGCGCCGGTGACGGCGCCTGCGTCGCCTGAGGGATTGGCCGCGCAGACGATACGGGAGGCATAGGCGCGGGGACACGCTGCGGCCCTACAGCCTGCCGCTGACGTGTTCGAGGGGAGGCAACCGGCGCCGTTGGGGGCTGACGCTGTACAGGAGGGTGCGGCGAAGGTTGGGCCGTTGGCGGCTGCGGCGCCTGTTGACCAGGCACCAACGGTTCGAGCGCCGCATAGGCCTCGCCACACGCTGCCATGCGCTGAAAAATCTGGTCACGGTTGACACTCGCGGCGGACCGCGCCAACAGTGCACGGGCACCGGCCAGTTTGCGCTCGAGTGCCGCGCGCAGTGCATCGCGCGTCGCAGGCAGTGCGGACAGTCCGAGTGTTTGCAGCGCTTCCTGCGGCGTCATACGAGCTGCTACGCCTCGAACGTCAGCATGCCTGTAGCCAACTGCGAAAACGTCCGGCTGATCGTGGCGCCATCACCCAAAAAGCGGTAGTGAACGAATCCCGTGGCGTCTTCGGTCGCAATCTCGCGCAGAAACGACTCATTAACAGCTCGTGGAGTTCTCGCGATTCCAAACGTCTCGATCACGACCCCGCGCTCCTTAAGTCGGTGCGCGTAGTCCCGCGCCGCATGCATGGATGCATCGTGACCGTCGGTATACGCGAGAAGTCTAGTGACGGTCGGCAACCCACAGGTGTTCGTATTGATCGGCGAATTTCCGCACACGCCCAGCGCGATCGCCAGGCCTTCCTTGATGCACGTTCCCCCACTCCTGATCCGGCGCGTCTGATCCAGCGCATCGCAAAGCTTCCGATGACCGTCAACCACGTTGACCAGCGGACAAACAAGTTGGCCGACACACCCATACGTCACAATGGCGACGTAATCCAACGGGCGCCGCTCCCGTTTAAGTTCGAGGAAACTCGCCGTCGCTTCGTGCATGAGAACGCGCTTGTTCTTCCGAGTCTCGAAACCTTCCTCGTCCATACTCGGGCTGACGTCTTTGACCAGAATGTCGCAATAGACACACTCCAACCGGTGCTCTGCCGTCGGATTGGCGAAACGCTCACGCAAAACGTTGTCTGGACTCATTGTGCAAACCCTCCACGTCTTTTCCCGTTCGACTCTTTGACAGCGGGCTGCGGGCCAAACGACACCCGCAGCCCACAAAACCAGACGATCCAAGGCGCGAACACGTCCGGGTGCGTCAGCCCAACTGGCGTTGCGCGATCGCACCACGCGCATCCACCTGTCCCGCGATTTCCGAACCGCTGAGGGTATCTATGGCGTGGACATCCACTAGCCCGTTCGTGTCCACCGCAAACGTCACGCGCACCCGCTCGTCCATCGGGCCATCCGGGACCTTATCCAGGACGAACGACTGCAGCGCTTGACAGTCCTTGGCATCGCTCAGCGCCTTGCCCTGAAGGACGACGATATTTGCCGTGCCAGGAAGGCCTTCCTGAAGCATGACAAGACCGAACAACCGCGTTGCCTTCGCGGGAAGCGGCGCGCCTTGCTCGATGATGGGCGCCATGAGTTCGCGACCTGTCCGCTTGTCTATGGCGTGAATCCCCAAGGCCTGCCCGAGTACGTCGCGGACGTTAACGTCCGCCTTGAGCTGGTACTCCTCGACCTGGGCCTTGATTGCCAGGTTGCCGGCCGCGGCACGCTCCTCGATCTTGGCGCCGATAAGGTCTACCGCGCCCATGACAATTGCCTTGTCCACATCGATATCCTTACGGACCTTATCGAGGCCGACAAAGGCCTCGATGCGCGCCCGCGCGCAGTGGACGCGGGAACCGCCACCGGCAAACACCAAACCGTCGATTTGGTCAGGCTGTAGGCCGGTCTGTGTCATTGCCTCGGTGAACAGCGCGAAAATGTCTTCGCACACCGGCGCTACAAGCGACTCGAACGTGGCGCGCGTCAAGGGAACGTCGAACAGTTTGTCCTTTGCGCGGAAAGTAATCGTAGTGGATTCCCGTGTGGTGACATCGATCTTCGCGTTCTCGCATTCTGAATCGAGAAGGATGATGTCCCGCGCGTCCTCCTCGGGATCGAGCGTAATTCCGTGCTGTCGCGCGTAGTCGACACAAGAATCCACGATCGCACTCGTGAACTCGCGTCCGCCGCGGTCGTCACGGCCAGCCGTCCCGAGAACGGTAAATTCGCACCCATTCTCCACGCGGACGATCGACACATCCGTTGTGCCGCCCCCGATATCCACGACAACGAACGCGCCATCTTTACCCTTCCCATACGCGACGATGGCCGCCGTCGGTTCGTTCACCGTGCCGATCGGCGTATAGCCGGCATTCAGCACCACGTCGAGACTGGCACGGCGCTGGGCATCGTTGAAGTCCGCGGGCACGCACATCAACACGCCCACGATAGGCAGGCCCGTCATCTCTTCGACATGCTTAAGCCGCCATTGCAGGAACAGCGCTTCAAGCTCTCCTGCACTCCATATGCGGCCGTTCTTATCCACGATGCCCGGAACGTCCCCGTGACCGCGTGCGCGCTTCATGAAGTCGAAACAGTGCTCCGGATGAACTTTGCAGTAGCTCTTGGCCGCCCGACCGAAAAGTGGCTTGTCCGGATCGCCGTCTTGAAACGCAATGACCGTTGGAGTGCAAAGAAGACCTTCAGGGTCTGGCGCTACAATCTTTTGTAGGAGCGCGTTGAGAAACGCGACGAGAGTCGTCACGTTTCCCAGATCGACACCCACAACGATGCCCTTCTGGGCGTTGGGAGCGTTTTTGCGTGGTCGGCCCGGACGCTTCTTGGGCTGCACAACCTCGCTCCCAAGATCAAGTTGGTCGGCGGATTCTGCGACACTCATACTTGGCTCTCCTTTCTTGGTTGAGAATCGGGTTTGGGCACGTACTTCAGGACGGCGACCTTGGCCTGCCGTACCACTTGCCCGTTGCTTGCGAATCCTTGGAGATAGACGTCAGTTACGCGGCCATCGTCCGCGGCAACGTGTGTGGGTACCGTCCACATCGGATCGTGAAGACGGAAGTCCACGAACTCCGGGATTTTCATCGGAGCAACACCGAGCGCATGCAGGCACTCGAGGTTGCGTGCGATAAGGTTGGCAGTGAGTCTCAATTCTTGCCTGAGCCGACGACGCTGACGTTTGCTGACGCCAGCACGCGCCTCAAAGTGCTCCAAGAGCTTCACTAACTCGTCGTGCATGCGAAGCAGGTGCTTAACTTCGGCTTCGGGCGAATGGGGGTCTGCGAAGTGCGAACTGGGGCCTTGAGATTCGGCTGCGATTTCCGACCGCGGACACCAACCCTCCGACTGAAGACGCTCCCAAAATTCCGCAACCGTCGCCTGAGCTACCATCCGAATCACGCGACCTAAGAACCAACCGTTGCGCCGATGAACCTTTGTGACAGTTCTTGACATGCATTCGCCTCCTTTCTCGAATTGAAGCGCCGCAGCCAGGCGAATTACCCGACTACGGCGCCCCAGTAAGAAACGCACATGTGGTGCGCGATGTCCGCGCAACCGACTCAGCAGAGCTACGCGACGTACTCTCTATGAGCCGGGAATCGGTCGCGGTACGCGTCTTTAGCCGTCTGAATCATTTTGCTGGCACGCGTGCGCTTGGTTCCCGTCATCTCTTCAATATCCCGCACGGAGCAATTTCCCATCGTACTAAGAGACAGAAGCGCAACTTCTTGCGTTATTTCCTCCTGAAGTTCGGAAAGCGCCACGTGAACATCAACAATGGGTACGACCTTGCACATCTGTGTAGAACACGCGGGAACGACGGCGCGGAAGACGGCAACGTCGCAGTCTTCCTGCATGGTTTCGTCGTTCAGCCCGGCTTCCAAGTCCACGAACACAAAGCGTTGGTTGCTACGGAACGTGCTGATCGCCGTCCGGTACGCGACCTTCAAGAGCCACGACCACTGGCCACGTTTCGCGGGAACCCGCGTGGGATCGCTCCACGCCTTTTCGAACACGGTTTGGTACAGGTCATCCGCGGCGGATTTCTGCAGGCCAAACATCAGTGAGACGAGCCGGATGACGGAATCCAGTCGCCCCCGAAAGGCATGCAAGTCAGCACCAAGTTCTTCACGGCTCCCGTACGTTGGGTTCTTTTCCGTTTTCCGCTTCTTGGTGGCATTGGGCTTGTTCGCGGTCTTAGCTGACGCATACTTTCCCGGGCCTTTCTGTTTTTGGGACAATTTGGACGTTTTCGATACGCGACGGCGATTGGATTTCTTTTTGAATGACATCTTCCGACTCCTCCGGAGTAGCTGCCGGACACGGCGCGCCAGCGCCGGCAGTGCTCCACGCTCGTTGCGGTTTAGGAGTCGGGCCCGACTCGGGTCACATGCTGAAGCGAGCGCGTGGTTCTCAGTAAGCTGCGCAAGATATCCCGGCTTGGCGCCTCGGCTTCCTGAAACCTGCGCGTTCTCGTTTCAACTGCCGACAGAGTACTCATCGACGTTGCACGAAAGGTCCACCCGCCCTGACATTCTTTGTCCACCTACAGCTTGTTTCGGCACTTGTAGACCTTGTGGTTCTGCGTTTTCTTGCCATACAGCGAAAAGACGAGAAAGGGCTTGAGATCAGGTCGGGGTTTGTAACGGAGCGATCGCGAAAAAAACAGAGAAGCGCAGCCTCGTCGAATCGAGGTTATGGGCGTTTGCGACAGGAATCCGGCCGAGTTGCCGCGAGGCGACTACTGCGAATCATCTTGAGTTCAGCGTTTCGGAACGGAGGCGAGAGAGAAACCATGGATGTGACTGCTAGGTGGCGAGCTTCGAAGTCAGTGCGGCGAGACTGGGCGTGCCGAGCCGTGATCCTCCTCATGGCACCACCGGTCCTTCCTCAGTCGCGAGGTGTGCTTATCGCTTCTAATCCAACAGTAGAAGAAAGGCTCCGAGGATATCCTGTACTTGCCCATTCCTGGAATTGGCTCAACGATTCCCTTGAATACGCCGTGTAGCTTTGAGTTTACGGCGCTGAGAGTCCTGCGTATGTTCGAGGCCGTAAGCTCAACAGTCCCCCCGAATGTTTCGCGAGCGATTTGTGAGTGAGGGATTTCGGCGCGAGTTCGTAGCGCGCTGAGTATCAAATATAGAAGGACTCTATGGCGTCTTTGGAGTGCATGGATAGAAACGGACAAGCACTCTGCCGACTTTCTCCCCTTCATGTTCTTGTTGCGAACCAGTATTTCATCGGTTCTTTCATCAACCACCAAGTGAAAGTCACTTCGGTGAGCGAGAATATCGGATTTGATTTGGCGCTCGCTTCGAAAGCCGGACTTTGACCCTGTTCCATCCGGCAATCGCCACGCGACGTAATACTGGTCGCTCTGAACCGGTAATGGAGGGAGTTCTGCGCGCGACGGCAGATTGATATCAAGAATACTTGCGACGAGATGGGGCACAACCTGCATCAAGTGCTGCGCAAGTTTCTCGGAAGCGTTTGTGCGCGCTATCGCGTCCTGAATGACACTCGTTAAGGTTTTCTCGTCCAACGCCCTCACTTTCTTGATTTCCTGAAGTGCCATGACGCTATCAAACATAATCAACGTGACGTAACTGAGTCTGCGGTCAAAAAGGCTGCGCAACTGGTCTGTCAGCCGCGCCGACGCCTGTTCGTCCCATATTCGCTCTCGCGTAGTGGGCCCGGCGTCTTCGATACGCCGTATCCCGACCCTCCCGAGGCAAGATGCCCAGACCGCATTGAAGTATTGCATCTTGGACGGAAAAAGCGACTGTAGCAATGCCTCAGTTGCCGCTTTGGTTTTCTCAGTTAATCCCATGGATTGTGATCATCCTGTCCATTCTCTGGACCGACTAGTTAGCGCGATGGTGCTGCCGCCAGTGAGCAAGTAGTATAGACCAATAACTCCCTGCCGCACAGGGATGCGTGCCAATTCATGCGTGCATAATTCGCAGTTCACTGCGGCTATCGCGGGGACTGCGACGCCCTCGGGTGCAGGATATCGCCGCAAAGCAACGACCGTGGGAGAATAGGAAATGGACTCTCGAAACAAAACCACACTGCATACGACCTTGGGCCAATATAGCCCGTCCGGCTTCTTTACGAAGACGTGGTTTTCACCGGAGGATATCCGGCTAGCCGATCCCGGCGGTCCGACCTACGAACAGAACTGGCACATTTGGTCCACTTTTCTGCATGAATGGTTCCACCATCTTCAGATTATCGGCACAACCTATGGAAGATTTCATTACGACATTACATTGACTGCCGGTGCCTGCATCTCTCGCGCGTTGCGTCAACTCTTTGAAATCCATGATCTCGGAAGACTGCGCCGTCCGGTCCTTCTTGATTTATGCCGGCTTTCCAATACTATTGACCAGGATCCATTAATTCTCGGGTCTAGGGCCGCGGCGATTCGAACTGCGCTTTTTGGTGATGATCAGGACGTCTCTACTGCAATTCCTGCTTCGCTTACAGCTCCCCTTTCCACATCGAGTCCGCACATCGAGGTTGCCGGGAACAGCTACGTAATGGGAGGTCGACACATTCTGGAGGGACATGCGCGAAGCAACGAAACGGTATATCTGGCATGGACGCTAAGTCAGAAGACCTTCTGCGAAGCGATGGACCAAATGGGAGACCTCGATCCCTACCAGCTTGCCGAAGCACATCTTCGAACCCGCGCTGGTCTTAATGACGAGATACTCTTACGTCTCCTATGCGACGTCGCCATGAATCCCGGATGGCTGGAGCGTAGTGAACGTATTGCATGGGAAGATTTTCACCCGGGCTGGAGATTTGTGCGAATGGTCGACGCACTCGTGGAGGACCTACCGCTTCGTCGCCTCACCCCGTCCGAAACGGACTGGGATAAACTGGATGACTACACCGCGCTACACGAGGCATTGCTGGCCCGCTTCGGGTGGAAGCGGCCGGAACACATTCTGCCCGCTACAACAGGGGACTTCCCGTGGTTTAGCTCCGCAGTCTTGCGGTTACGCACCAAGGCACCCCTTGCTTTCGCGCTGCTCACCGAAAACATGAAAATCATGCAAGCCATTTCGCCGCTCCGCTTCGATAGCTATACACCAAGCGATCTGAAATCGGAGTTGAGCGAAACGCTCAAACCGGCAGAGGAGTTCGAGGCGCGTCGCTATATGGCAATCATATTTGACAATACGGTTAATGAATTGCTGACCAAGCGCTATCTCACTTGTCCCATACACGGAACTTCTTTCCCATCGTCAACTGGTTGTCCGACGCCCTGTCATTTTCCGGGATTCTTCAGAAGCAACTTCGGCATATCCATTGAGCAGTTCCTTTCCATTCCGCTATCCGACCAAGGTGAAGGTAGACGGTTGGTACCTTGAGCCATCAAGTAAGAATGGTTCTACATTGAAATGAATCCAAGTACCGTGCCGTAGTGACGTTCGAAGGATTTGCGATGGAGTATTGCGCAACGTTTGGGCGTTGCTTTGCCATACACGTTCAAATCCACTTTTTCGCATGCGAGTGGCTCAGCGATATCCTCTGCCGTCCCCGGTTGCTATTCGCGCGCCAGGAATTGATACGTGCTGCAACAGCGACCGAGAAGCTGGAACTCGTAGGTTCTGTTCGGCTAGTTGTGCGCGATTATACGTTACTCGCCCAATCTCACTCGCGAGATACCCTGGCAGAGGTTCGTGCAAGTGTTTCGGATATACGTAAATTACTTGCAGTCCGGCATTCGCATAGGCCTTTGTCTTTTCTTGGACGCCCTGATCATATTCCGGCAGTCCGGTCATCCCGAAGTATTCGATGTATAGGCCTAGGTCGGGCAGCAGAAAGTCGGGGTACCAGATTCTTTGCTTTCCGTTCTGGGTCACGACAACCGGCGCCTCATACATGTACCGGATACCGCATCGTTCCAGGAACGATGCGATCTGTCGTTCTCCCTCAGATTTCAGCAGGTGTGCATAACCGCAATCAATGACTTCCTCCAGTCCCGGTGCCGCCTTATCCATCAGGCTAAGCGGAAAATCGGCCAAACATTTAAGCTTTTGCCGTCACGCACCAATAGAGAAATGCACGGCAACTTCCGCGTGGGCCAATTCCGCATCATCGCAAAGTATATAAAGACTGCCACACCTCCGAACTGCCAAACCAAACACAGCAACTCGCGCATACAGCTACATTTCCCTAACCCGGATTTTGTGACCCGTAAGCGATCGCTGTATCCGGCAACAGCTCCACACCGCCTCCCCTACGGCCAACTGCCGAGGAAAAGAAGGCAGGAGCACCGCATTGCCGGTAAACCACGCCATCGGGACCTCTCGACGAGCGCCCCGACCACACGATTTCTTTAGCGCCAGCTATTCCCGCCTCACACACCGCGCACCTCGACGATAACAATTTGGCCGTCGCTTTTCTTCGCGCGGTACCCGCGCAGCACTACCGACCGCTTCAATCACCGCATTCTCAGAAAATCGCGCAGCCGCGCCCGCGGACAATTTCGTCCCTCATTTCACGTACTTGGTCAAGAAAGAGGAAAGCCGCCTCTCGCCCCAAAGTTTTCACGCAGTCAGTTTACCGGCCCAACAGGAACCCAGCAGGCCTGTTGGGCCTCAACACCCAAAGGAGGCAAACACCATGAAGTTTTACGGACACAGCAGAGAAGTCGCCGACCGCATCGTGGAAGCGTTCCGGCATCCGGAACAACTCCCCGAGGCGCTCGCACCCATCTTCATCCACGGCGCAGATGACGTTCCAAGCAGCAAGTGGTCGTGGTCAAACCGCTTCATCCTCGCCCTATACGGCACAACGGACGCACGCGGCATTCGGCAATGGAACCAAATCGGCCGCCGTGTAATCCCCGGCAGCAAGGCCATCCACATCCTCGCGCCATGCGTCAAGACCGTCACCGCAAAGGATGAGGAAGACAAGGAAACCGAACAGCGATTCCTGTACGGGTTCCGTTCGGTACCCGTCTTCGCGGTGGAGGACACCGACGGCGAACCGCTACCGGAGAAAGACCGTGAAGCAGACACCTGGATCGCTTCCCTGCCACTCGTTGAAGTTGCCGAGGCCTGGGGCATCCACGTCGGCTCATACGCCCACCACGGGAACGCGCCGCTCGGCTACTACCGGCCTGGCGCCAGCGGCGAATCCATCATGCTCGGCGTGGAAAACGCCTCCACCTGGGTTCACGAACTCACACATGCCGCCGATCACCGCCTGGGTGCACTCAAAGAAGCAAAGTGGCACCGTGAGATCGTGGCCGAGCTCGGCGGCGCGGTCCTGCTCACGTGCATCGGAGAAACCCACGAAGCAGACCTCGGCGGCGCGTTCAAGTATATCGAAACGTACGCAGCAGAAGCCGGAATGGAAACGGCGCGCGCCTGCATCGAAGTGCTCCACCGCGTCTGCGACTGCGTCGACCTCATCCTGAAGACGGCCCAGTCACTCGAGACAAACGCCGTCCCTGCCTAACCGCATTCCACGAACCAACACGCAACGGCCCAGTCAGGGGCAATCCGGCACCGGCGGACCCAGCCGGGCCACGACCAAGGAGGAACACAATGAACAACACCTTAAGCCACTCGCCAACCTGCCCCGTCTGCGGCGCCGCGCGCATCGCCGCAATAGAGAACGTCCCCGTACGCGGCCGCATCAGCGTAGAACGTCGATACGCCTGCGGCAGACGCGTCCAATGCACCTACGCGCTAGTCGAAATGCGCGTTCAGCCAGAATGCGGCGCGCCACACGATAGCAATGACCGCCAGAGCAAGGAAGCGTCGTCCCAAGACTGGTAACCAAGCGGAAGACCATGCAGGCGAATAGTCTCGGTTCCCCTTCGTAGAGACCGCTCCCACCGCCCGTTGCAACTCTCGCTGTCGACCAATCGATCCGTAGCCAACACCCAGAACGATCCCATACCGGCCCGGCAGGCGAACCACGCCCAACCGGACCACAACCATTCAAGGAGAAAGAACTCATGAACAAGCAACAACTTCAACCACTGTTTCACCTGGGCCAGATCGTCGCCACACCAGGCGCGCTCGAAGCCCTCGCCCGCAACACCACCACCGGCCTGGAATACCTCAGGCGCCACGCCACCGGCGACTGGGGACTCCTCAGCGCAGGAGACCAGCAAGCCAACCGGGAAGCCCTGCAAACCGGGGCGCGCATCCTGAGCAGCTACCTGCTCAACGACGAGACCAAACTTTGGATCATCACCGACGCCGCCATGGACGACAGCGGCAGACGCCTCGTCACGACCTTCCTCCTGCCCGACGAGTACTGACCGTACGTCGAACGCGTTCCCCTCCAATCGTAACAAACAGGAAAAAAGAGAAGAAGAAACCATGAGGTGAAACCATGAAAACCATCGAACAAACCACAGCACATCGCATCTACACATCAGACGACCTGCCCTGCATCCAGACCGAAGACGAACGCCTCGCCAAGGTGATCGCCTGGGCAGACGGCCACCCTTACGTGTGGCAGTGCGTCTGCGGCCGGCGCAGCAAAGCCTTCGGCAAGAACTCCAGCGTCTACATCGGCTGGGCCCAACGCAGCGACGCGCCAAGCGCCATCCTCGAACGCGCCCGGCACCTGTACGAACTCGTCCACGGCGAATACCCCTACGCGAGCGAAAACTCCATCTTTGTTTGGAGGGCAAAGTTCACCCTCGAACACTTCGGGGACAAAGAATTCACCGGCGGGTTCTTTCAGCAACACGACGAAAAATATCCGCGAAGCTGCCTGGTCCTGGACTACACCGCATCGACGCTGCCCGACGTCCTGGACCGATTCGAGCAATGGATGGACAAGTATCACGACACCACTCGCATCACCGTGGACGGAGAAACAGTCCGCACCTACCCCAGAAAGGGAAAACGATCATGCCAGACAGTCGTCACTTCATGCGGTCCAAACACGGACGCCAATTCCTCGAAGGCATCCGCGCCCACCTCGAAAGTCACCGGATCACCCGCGTGACGTTCCACGCCACCGAAGACGGCATCAGCACGACCCTCCACCTAGACAACAACGACGATTACACCTTCCAGGAAGACAAACTGTCCACACCCACCCTTCAGGAACAGTTCAGCTCACATTTCCGCAAACGAACGTACGCCAAGAAACCTAAACGAACGCAACGAAAGGAGACATAACCATGGGTGACGCATGCAACATGGCAGATATCGAACGCTTCATGCGATCGAAGGACGGCAAAAAGCATCTCAAAGAGATAAAGCAGATGCTCAAAGGAAAAACCGTTGTTGACGTAACCTTCACGAATGAAGTCTGGACCATCGCAACGGAGATCCACCTCGACGACGGCGAAACCTTTGTCATCTTCCAACCCTCGCTCGAAGTGGACGCGCTCCGCGAAGAGTTCAGGGACGCCATTCGGAAGGAATACTACAAGGACTACCCCGAAAGGCGCGGAGAAAGGTGAGTATGACGAACATGACAGAACCCGAACCGTGCCGTGCATGTAAGAATGATGGCTGGCTGCTCATCTTCAACACAGACAGCGACGCGTTCGAAATTCAACGCTGTGGCGGATGCTGCCGGTATCCTTCGGACGACAAAGCGCGAGCCGCGATTGCGACAGACAAGTCAAGTCTTATCACGGTGCTGTTTCAGATACGCTCCGCATTGCTCCGTGAAGTGGATAAGACAGTGGACAACGCTTCTACCACCAAGCATGAAATGAAACGGCTGCTGGCGCTGATCCGCGACTCGCTGCAGAGTGCCATTGACCTCAGAATCACAACATAAGGAGACCACCCGATGAAG
It includes:
- a CDS encoding VWA domain-containing protein gives rise to the protein MSPDNVLRERFANPTAEHRLECVYCDILVKDVSPSMDEEGFETRKNKRVLMHEATASFLELKRERRPLDYVAIVTYGCVGQLVCPLVNVVDGHRKLCDALDQTRRIRSGGTCIKEGLAIALGVCGNSPINTNTCGLPTVTRLLAYTDGHDASMHAARDYAHRLKERGVVIETFGIARTPRAVNESFLREIATEDATGFVHYRFLGDGATISRTFSQLATGMLTFEA
- a CDS encoding Hsp70 family protein, with protein sequence MSVAESADQLDLGSEVVQPKKRPGRPRKNAPNAQKGIVVGVDLGNVTTLVAFLNALLQKIVAPDPEGLLCTPTVIAFQDGDPDKPLFGRAAKSYCKVHPEHCFDFMKRARGHGDVPGIVDKNGRIWSAGELEALFLQWRLKHVEEMTGLPIVGVLMCVPADFNDAQRRASLDVVLNAGYTPIGTVNEPTAAIVAYGKGKDGAFVVVDIGGGTTDVSIVRVENGCEFTVLGTAGRDDRGGREFTSAIVDSCVDYARQHGITLDPEEDARDIILLDSECENAKIDVTTRESTTITFRAKDKLFDVPLTRATFESLVAPVCEDIFALFTEAMTQTGLQPDQIDGLVFAGGGSRVHCARARIEAFVGLDKVRKDIDVDKAIVMGAVDLIGAKIEERAAAGNLAIKAQVEEYQLKADVNVRDVLGQALGIHAIDKRTGRELMAPIIEQGAPLPAKATRLFGLVMLQEGLPGTANIVVLQGKALSDAKDCQALQSFVLDKVPDGPMDERVRVTFAVDTNGLVDVHAIDTLSGSEIAGQVDARGAIAQRQLG
- the grpE gene encoding nucleotide exchange factor GrpE yields the protein MSRTVTKVHRRNGWFLGRVIRMVAQATVAEFWERLQSEGWCPRSEIAAESQGPSSHFADPHSPEAEVKHLLRMHDELVKLLEHFEARAGVSKRQRRRLRQELRLTANLIARNLECLHALGVAPMKIPEFVDFRLHDPMWTVPTHVAADDGRVTDVYLQGFASNGQVVRQAKVAVLKYVPKPDSQPRKESQV